AAGTACGGAGCCCTGACCCTGGCCCTGGACATGCTGAAAGGCTTTGTGCCCGTGGCCTTGGCCGCGAGCTTCTCGGATTCCTACTTTTTTCTGACGCTGGTCGCCACGGCTGCGATTTGCGGTCACATGTTCTCCGTGTTCCTGCACGGCAAGGGCGGCAAGGGTGTGGCCACCTGGGTGGGAGCCTTCGTGGCCATCTCCACCTCAGGGACGATACTCTGCGGCCTGGGATTCCTCGCGGCCCTGTACTTCTACAATTTCGTGTCCCTGGCCTCCCTGGTCATGGTCGCCCTGATGCCGGTCGTCCTGCTCTTCCAGGGCCTTTATGGCGCCATTCCCCTGGCCCTGGTGCTCATGGCGCTGATTTT
This Desulfomicrobium apsheronum DNA region includes the following protein-coding sequences:
- the plsY gene encoding glycerol-3-phosphate 1-O-acyltransferase PlsY — its product is MVTIFWLAISYLLGAMPFGLLISRTCCGIDPRNEGSGNIGATNVGRLCGTKYGALTLALDMLKGFVPVALAASFSDSYFFLTLVATAAICGHMFSVFLHGKGGKGVATWVGAFVAISTSGTILCGLGFLAALYFYNFVSLASLVMVALMPVVLLFQGLYGAIPLALVLMALIFWKHSENIQRLMAGEEHPWKMK